The nucleotide sequence CCGTGATGGTGGCCCTGGCGGTGGAGGGAGCTCTCGCTGCCTCCGCGACGTTCTGGAGCGCGCCCAACCCCACCCAGGAGATCTTCTGGCGCGACATGGCCAAGGCGTTCATGGCAGAGCACCCGGACGTGAAGATCGACGTGCGGGCCATGGCAGAGTCCCCGACGTCGGAGGCGACGATCCTGACGGCCATCGCCGGCAAGACCGCGCCGACCGGATCCGAAAACATCTTCATGGGCTTCGGCGCCCAGCTGTACGAGAGCAAGGCCCTGGTCCCGCTCGACACCCTGCCGGGCTGGAACGAGCTGCTCAAGAGCCGGCGCATGGAGGAGGCCATCCAGGGCTGGAAGTTTCCCGACGGCCACTACTACGTGCTGCCCATCTATAGCAACGCCATGCTCTTCGGCTGGCGGCTCGACACCCTCAAGGAGCTCGGCTTCCAGGGGCCGCCCCGCACCTACGACGGGGTCTTCGGCGTGGCCCGCCGGCTCAAGCAGGCCAAGCCGCGGATGTTCTTGATGGCGCGGGCGGAGCTGCTGGACACCACGTGGTGGCAGCGGTGGTTCGACTTCTTCATGCTGTACGATGCGGCGAGCGACGGCCACCCGTTCGTCACGGGCCAGGAAGTGACCGCCGACTCCGAGGCCGCCGTGGGCGTGTTCAAGTTCTACCAGGACCTCAACAAGGAGCGGTTCCTGCTGACCCGGCCGTCGACCGATCCGTTCCTGACCGGCGTCTCCATCTGGTCGGACGTCGGGCCGTGGACCTTCCCCGACTGGAAGCAGCGCTTCCCCGAGATGAAGCTGGGCCAGACCTTCACGCTGGCGCCGCCCCCCGTGCCCGACCGCTATCCGGCGGACAAGCCCATCCGGACCTTCGCCGACGCCAAGGGGCTCGTGATCTACGCCCAGGCGCCCAAGGAGCAGCAGCTGGCCTTGTGGCAGTTCATCCGGTGGGTCTTCAGCAAGCCGGACAACGACCTGAAGTGGCTGCAGGCGACGTCGCTGCCGCCCGTGCGCGGGGATCTCGGCGTGTCGCCCACCTTCGCCGCCTACTTCAAGGAGCATCCGGAGCTCGTGCCCTACGCCGAGGAGCTGCCGTACGCGGTCCCGCCGTTCGCCAACTCCCGGTTCTCCGACGTGCAGACGGCGCTGGGCGAGGCGGGGCTGGTGCCGGCCGTGCGGGGCACCAAGACCCCGGAGAAAGCCTGGCAGGATGCCAAGGCTGCCATGGAGGCCATCCTGAAGCGGTAGCGATGCGGCGTGCCACAGCATGAACTGCAGGCCCGGCAACGGGTCGTGGTAGCCGGCGCGGCGGTCGCGCCGCGCCGGCGGTCCGGTATGCGGCGGCGGGAGGAGATGCGGGGATGGCTGCTCGCCTCCCCGTACCTCCTCTTCAGCCTGATCTTCTTCGTCGTGCCGTTCGCCTGGGCGGCGGTGCTGGTCTTCACCCGGTGGGACCTGATCTCGCCCCAGCGCCACTGGGTAGGGCTGGCCAACTTCGCCGAGGCGCTGGCGAGCCCTCGGGTGCAGGCGGCGTTCTGGACGCCGTTCAAGTTCATGGCCATCTTCCTGCCCACGGTGCTGGTGGCGGCCATCGCCATCGCGCTCCTGGTCAACTCCCTGGGCCGGTGGAGCGGGCTGGCGGCGGTCGGTTTCTTCATGCCGTACCTGGCGTCGGGCGTGGCCATGGCCCTGGTCGTGCAGGGGATCCTCTCCTACAACAGCCCCGTCAGCGACGTCTTCTTCCGGCTCTTCGGGGACGTGCCCGACTGGCTCGGCGTGCCGGCGCTGGCCATCACCGTCATCGCACTCATGATCGCCTGGAAGTTCTCCGGCTACTACGCGCTCATCTTCCTGGCAGGGCTCCAGTCCATCCCCCGGGAGCTCTACGAGGCGGCGGCCATCGACGGCGCCGGCCAGTGGACTTCCTTCTGGCGCATCACGCTGCCGCAGCTCTACCCGGCGCTCTACTCGGTCATGATCCTGGCGGTGGGGCTGATGTTCGGTATCTTCACCGAGCCGTACATGCTGACGGGCGGGGGGCCGGACCTCGCCACCCACACGTGGTACCTGGAGATCTACTACCAGGCCTTCAGCGCGCTCAGGGCCGGGTACGCCTCCGCGGTGGCGGTCCTCAATGCGGTGGCCGTCTTCCTGGTCCTGACGGTGGTACGGCGCCTGATGGAGTGGTGGGGGAGGGCCACCGGATGGGTGTGAGGCGGGCGCGGGCGTTGCGGGCCGTGGGCAAGGCCATCCTGCTGATCGTGGGCCTCGCGGTGTCCATCTTCCCCTACGCGTACATGGTGCTGCAGTCGCTGGCCCCCTGGAGCGAGGTCAACCGGTCCATCGTGCCGACCCAGCTCACGGTGCGCTCGTACGACTGGCTGCTGCACGGATCGGCCATCGCGCTGGCGCGACCATGGCTGCGGGCGTTCGGCAACAGCGCGCTGGTCACGAGCGCCTCGACGCTGCTCATGCTGGCCTCGGCACTGGTGGTGGGGTACGCGTTGTCCCGCCTGCGCTGGCGGGGGCGCGACGTGGTCAACCAGGTGATCTTGTTCCAGATGTTTTACCCGGCGATCATCCTGCTGGTGCCGACCTTCCTGGTCGTGCGCCAGTTGGGGATGTACGACACGTACTGGGGCATGATCGTTCCCAAGGCCGTCAACTTGTGGGCCATCTTCATGTACGTGTCGTTCTTCAAGTCCATTCCCCAGGAGGTGCTGGAGGCGGCCCGGATCGACGGGGCCGGGGAGCTCCGGATCATCTCCCGGATCGTCCTGCCCATGTCCATCCCGATCACGGCCGTCGTGGGGCTCTTCCTCTTCATGGAGCGGTGGTCCGAGCTGCTGTGGGACCTCATCGTCGTCAAGGAGTACCGGATGATGACCCTCAACGTGCTGATCGCGACGATGAGCGGGCCGTACGCGACCTATCCGGGGCCGCTGTACGCGGCCAGCACGCTGCTCACGCTGCCCATCGTGCTGGTCTTCGTGGCGGCCAGCCGCTACTTCACCCGGGGCATCCAGCTGGTCTTCAAGTGAGCCGTTCAAGCGAAAGGGGCAAAGGGCACCGGGCTTTTCAACACCAGCCGCCGCCCGGTGACCGGATGCGCCAGGCTCACCTTGTGCGCGTGCAGCGCCATGCGAGCCGCCTCCTCGCGGCCGGGCGGAGAGGGCGGCCCGGCTTCGACCGCGGGCCGGCCGTAAAGGGGGTCGCCGACCACCGGGTGGCCGAGGTGGGCCATGTGCACCCGGATCTGGTGGGTGCGGCCGCTGCCGAGGGATAACGCCACGACGCTGGCCTCCCGGCCGTCCGGCAGGCCAACGTAGCAAAGCGACCGGTAGCGGGTCAGGGCCGCTTTGCCGCCTCCGGCCAACGCGGGGGTGCGGGTCGCCGACTCCGGCGGAGGCTCCTGGATGGCCACCGCCACCGTGCCGGCGGCCGGCTGCAGCCGGCCGTGCACCAGCGCCACGTACCAGCGCTTGAGGGCCGCCCGCCCGGACGGCGAGTGCGGCGCCAGCCGCTCGTGGACGTAGGGGTCCTTGGCGATGACCATCAGCCCGGAGGTCTCCTTGTCGAGACGGTGCACGGGATGCACCCAGGGCGGCTCGCCCCTCTCCAGCCGGTGGTAGACGACCCCGTTGACGAGGGTACCGCCGAGATGTCCCCGCGACGGGTGCACGACGAGGCCGGCCGGCTTGTCGACCACCATCACGTGGGCGTCCTCGTAGACGACGGGCACGGCCACCGGCTCGGGCGCCGCCGGCAACTCGGCGGGCAGGGACAGGACGAGGGCACGGTCGCCCGGGCCGAGGACGTCGCTAACGCGGGCCGGGCGACCGTCCACCCGGATCCCCCCGCATGCCTTGAGCCTGCGCAACAGCGAACGGGAAAGATGCAGCCGCCCCAGCAGCACCTGGCGCACGGTACGCCCGGCGTCGCACGGCCCGAGGGCCAGGGTGGCGAAGGCGGCAAGAGGCGCCCCCGATGCGCCGCCGGCCGGCCCGGCCGGTGGCGCAACATCGTGACGCGGCGTCTGCATGGGCTCATTCTACCACCGGCATGCTTTGTGGTAGATTGGGAGCAGACCGGGACAGGCTCACGCGAATCCACCCATTCGAAGCCTGGCCGACGCGAAGGGAAGACCTGCGATAGCCCGCACCGGTGCTCCGGCGGCTCGCCCCGAAGCGCGCCCCGACATGGGTGACGCCGCCCCCGCCCCGTCGACCCCGTGGCATGCCCTGGCTCCCGAAGAAGCGTGTCGTCGCCTGGAGACGGACCCCCAACGGGGCCTCTCCCCTACCGAAGTCGAGGCCCGGCTGAGGCGTTTCGGCCCCAACGCCATCCCGGAGGCGCCCGGGCGTACCATCTGGGCCATGGCGTGGGACCAGGTCCGGGAGCCGCTCGTCCTCATCCTCATCGCAGCCGCCGTGATCTCGGTGGCGCTCGGCGAGTGGTCCGACGCCTTCGTGATCCTGGCCATCGTGATCCTCAACGCCGTGCTCGGTGTCACCCAGGAAAGCCGCGCCGAGCATGCCCTGGCCGCCCTCAGGGAACTGATGCACCCCAACGCCCGGGTCTTGCGCGGCGGCCACCTCGTGGACGTCAACGCTCGAGAGCTCGTCCCCGGCGACGTGGTGCTGGTCGAGGCCGGCTCACGGGTGCCCGCGGACCTGCGCCTGGTCGAGGCGGCCAACCTGCAGGCCGACGAGGCTCCGCTCACGGGCGAGTCGGTGCCCGTCAGCAAGGAGGCCGCCCAGGTGCTCCCGCCGGAGACGGCGGTGGCCGACCGGACCAACCTCCTCTATATGGGCACGGTCATCACCTACGGCCGGGGCGTCGGCGTGGTGGTCGGCACCGGGCTGCAGACGGAGATGGGGCGGATCGCCGCGTACCTTCGCCAGGAGGAGCCGGAGCCGACGCCGCTGCAGCGGCGACTGGCCGAGCTCGGCAAGGTGCTCGGCGGGATCGCGCTCGGCGTGGTCGTCGTCGTGTTCGCGGTGGGCCTGGCCCGGGGCGAGCCGCTGCTGGACATGTTCATGACGGCGGTGAGCCTGGCCGTGGCGGCCATCCCGGAGGGCCTGCCGGCCATCGTGACCATCGTGCTGGCCCTGGGCGTGCAGCGGATGGCGGCGCGCCAGGCCATCGTCCGCCGCCTGCCTGCCGTGGAGACCCTGGGGGCGGCGACGGTCATCGCCTCGGACAAGACCGGCACCATCACCCAAAACCGCATGGAAGCGGTGCGGGCCTGGATCGAGGGCGTCGTCGTGGACCTGAGGGGGCTGGGGCAGGAGAGCCGGCCCGGCGGGCCCGCAGCCCGGCACTCCGGGGTGTGGCAGAGCCTCGATCCTGTTGCTGCTGCCGCGCTCGAGTGGGTGCTGCGGGGCGGTTCGCTGGTCAACGACGGCCGGCTGGAGCGCCTGGAAGAGGACCGGGGCTGGCGGGCCGTGGGGGATCCCACCGAGACGGCCATCCTGGCCGCGGCCGCCCGGGCCGGCTTCTGGCCCGAAGACGAGCACCGGCGCTTTCCCCGCATCGGCGAGGTGCCCTTCGAGTCCCGGCGCAAGCGCATGTCCACCCTGCACCGCAACGCGCCCGCCGGGGACGAGTCCTCGCCGGGCGACGAGGTGGCGGCCGCCGGCGACGGCGGGCTGAGCGCTACGCTGACCCGCAGCGCGGGGCGGGGGAGTCTCGCGTGGCCGGGGCCGGAGCTGCTGGCGGGCGCGCCTTACCTGCTCTTCACCAAGGGCAGCCCGGAGTCGGTGCTGAGCCGCTGCCAGGCCATCCTCCGGGGAGGGCGGGTGGAGCCGCTCGACGAGCAGGCCAGGCAGGAGGTCATGGAGGCCAACGCGGCGATGGCCCGTGACGCGTTGCGGGTCCTGGCCGTAGCGGTGCGGCCCCTGCAGGTCCCCCTCGAGCCCATGCGAGAAGAGGTAGCCGAGCAGGCACTGGTGCTGCTGGGGCTGGTGGGACTCATCGACCCGCCGCGGCCGGAGGTGGCCGAGGCGGTCCGGGTCAGCCGCAGGGCCGGAGTGCGGCCGATCATGATCACGGGAGACCACCGGGACACGGCCACCGCCATCGCAAGCCAGGTGGGGCTGATGCGCTCCGGCGGCACGGCCCGGGTGCTGACGGGCGTGGAGCTCGACCGGATGAGCGACGAGGATCTCGAGAGGGTCGTCGAGGACGTCGACGTGTACGCCCGGGTCACGCCGGAGCACAAGCTGCGGGTGGTCGAAGCGCTCAAGCGACGGGGGCACGTGGTGGCCGTCACGGGAGACGGGGTCAACGACGCCCCGGCGTTGCAACGGGCCGACATCGGGGCGGCCATGGGGATTACGGGCACCGACGTCGCCAAGGGAGCGGCCGACATGGTGCTGGCCGACGACAACTTCGCGACGGTGGTGGCCGCGGTCTCCGAAGGCCGGACCATCTTCGAGAACATCAAGAAGTTCGTGCACTACCTGCTCTCCTGCAACCTGGGGGAGATCGTGACCATCTTCGGAGCGATCCTCCTCGGCCTGGGGCGCCCGCTCACCGCCATCCAGATCTTGTGGGTCAACCTGGTGACGGACGGGCTGCCCGCGCTGGCGCTCGGCGTGGACCCGCCCGAGCCGGGCCTCATGGAGCGGCCGCCGCGCCGGCGCGGGGAGGGCGTCTTCGCCGGCGGTATGGCGTGGCGAGACGCCTACCAGGGGCTCATGCTGG is from Limnochorda sp. L945t and encodes:
- a CDS encoding carbohydrate ABC transporter permease, encoding MRRREEMRGWLLASPYLLFSLIFFVVPFAWAAVLVFTRWDLISPQRHWVGLANFAEALASPRVQAAFWTPFKFMAIFLPTVLVAAIAIALLVNSLGRWSGLAAVGFFMPYLASGVAMALVVQGILSYNSPVSDVFFRLFGDVPDWLGVPALAITVIALMIAWKFSGYYALIFLAGLQSIPRELYEAAAIDGAGQWTSFWRITLPQLYPALYSVMILAVGLMFGIFTEPYMLTGGGPDLATHTWYLEIYYQAFSALRAGYASAVAVLNAVAVFLVLTVVRRLMEWWGRATGWV
- a CDS encoding RluA family pseudouridine synthase, with protein sequence MQTPRHDVAPPAGPAGGASGAPLAAFATLALGPCDAGRTVRQVLLGRLHLSRSLLRRLKACGGIRVDGRPARVSDVLGPGDRALVLSLPAELPAAPEPVAVPVVYEDAHVMVVDKPAGLVVHPSRGHLGGTLVNGVVYHRLERGEPPWVHPVHRLDKETSGLMVIAKDPYVHERLAPHSPSGRAALKRWYVALVHGRLQPAAGTVAVAIQEPPPESATRTPALAGGGKAALTRYRSLCYVGLPDGREASVVALSLGSGRTHQIRVHMAHLGHPVVGDPLYGRPAVEAGPPSPPGREEAARMALHAHKVSLAHPVTGRRLVLKSPVPFAPFA
- a CDS encoding extracellular solute-binding protein → MRLARRWSSRAAAWPAMVAVAAAVMVALAVEGALAASATFWSAPNPTQEIFWRDMAKAFMAEHPDVKIDVRAMAESPTSEATILTAIAGKTAPTGSENIFMGFGAQLYESKALVPLDTLPGWNELLKSRRMEEAIQGWKFPDGHYYVLPIYSNAMLFGWRLDTLKELGFQGPPRTYDGVFGVARRLKQAKPRMFLMARAELLDTTWWQRWFDFFMLYDAASDGHPFVTGQEVTADSEAAVGVFKFYQDLNKERFLLTRPSTDPFLTGVSIWSDVGPWTFPDWKQRFPEMKLGQTFTLAPPPVPDRYPADKPIRTFADAKGLVIYAQAPKEQQLALWQFIRWVFSKPDNDLKWLQATSLPPVRGDLGVSPTFAAYFKEHPELVPYAEELPYAVPPFANSRFSDVQTALGEAGLVPAVRGTKTPEKAWQDAKAAMEAILKR
- a CDS encoding carbohydrate ABC transporter permease, translated to MGVRRARALRAVGKAILLIVGLAVSIFPYAYMVLQSLAPWSEVNRSIVPTQLTVRSYDWLLHGSAIALARPWLRAFGNSALVTSASTLLMLASALVVGYALSRLRWRGRDVVNQVILFQMFYPAIILLVPTFLVVRQLGMYDTYWGMIVPKAVNLWAIFMYVSFFKSIPQEVLEAARIDGAGELRIISRIVLPMSIPITAVVGLFLFMERWSELLWDLIVVKEYRMMTLNVLIATMSGPYATYPGPLYAASTLLTLPIVLVFVAASRYFTRGIQLVFK
- a CDS encoding cation-translocating P-type ATPase gives rise to the protein MGDAAPAPSTPWHALAPEEACRRLETDPQRGLSPTEVEARLRRFGPNAIPEAPGRTIWAMAWDQVREPLVLILIAAAVISVALGEWSDAFVILAIVILNAVLGVTQESRAEHALAALRELMHPNARVLRGGHLVDVNARELVPGDVVLVEAGSRVPADLRLVEAANLQADEAPLTGESVPVSKEAAQVLPPETAVADRTNLLYMGTVITYGRGVGVVVGTGLQTEMGRIAAYLRQEEPEPTPLQRRLAELGKVLGGIALGVVVVVFAVGLARGEPLLDMFMTAVSLAVAAIPEGLPAIVTIVLALGVQRMAARQAIVRRLPAVETLGAATVIASDKTGTITQNRMEAVRAWIEGVVVDLRGLGQESRPGGPAARHSGVWQSLDPVAAAALEWVLRGGSLVNDGRLERLEEDRGWRAVGDPTETAILAAAARAGFWPEDEHRRFPRIGEVPFESRRKRMSTLHRNAPAGDESSPGDEVAAAGDGGLSATLTRSAGRGSLAWPGPELLAGAPYLLFTKGSPESVLSRCQAILRGGRVEPLDEQARQEVMEANAAMARDALRVLAVAVRPLQVPLEPMREEVAEQALVLLGLVGLIDPPRPEVAEAVRVSRRAGVRPIMITGDHRDTATAIASQVGLMRSGGTARVLTGVELDRMSDEDLERVVEDVDVYARVTPEHKLRVVEALKRRGHVVAVTGDGVNDAPALQRADIGAAMGITGTDVAKGAADMVLADDNFATVVAAVSEGRTIFENIKKFVHYLLSCNLGEIVTIFGAILLGLGRPLTAIQILWVNLVTDGLPALALGVDPPEPGLMERPPRRRGEGVFAGGMAWRDAYQGLMLGALTLAVYSWVLSEGHGIERARTAAFATLALSQLVHAFNIRSSRQSLVQVGPLSNRWLLGAFAISAALELVVLLWPPLAGVFGVTPLNGPEWEGILLATFAPIPIVEAVKAVERAVARRRFAHE